GCCTTGTTGACGAACCCGAGCGTGCCGTATTGCGACACGAGGCCCATTCCCTCTTTCATCGGGCCGAACTCGTCCACCGGAAGCCCCTGGCTCTTGGCTATGTCCACGTCGCCGCCGCAGCCGAAGCAGATAGCATACCTGCCGCTCGCGAGCCAGTCGGTTCCCTGGCGCAGGTCGCGAAAGATCGCGACCTGCATCTCGCTGTAGAGACGCCGGATAAAGTTCGGGCCGATTTCGGGATGATAGTAAAGGAAGCGCATCGCGCCGTTGCCCGGACCGGGATCGCGGAAATCCCGCGATTCGATCTTGCCCTTCCATTTCGGACTCAGAAAATCCCACACCGATTTGAACTCGGCCGGATTGACCGAAGGGACGTGGTAGTACGCGGAGCCGGTCTGGGGGATGGCCGCGTAGCGAAAAACATACTGCGCTTCCGAATCCGCATAGCGATGCTTGCCGCGCCACCACTTCGACTCGTCCACGACTTCCGGCAAGACGAGCAGCGGCTTCAGCGGATCTAAAACTTTCGTAGCGTGAAACATGGTGAGGACCGGATTGATGCCGTCGCTCACGACATCGGCCAGAAACCTGCCCGCTCTCCGCTCGCTCATCACGCGCTGCGCGATCTGGGCGCCCTTCCCCGTGACGGCGACGACCTTGATCTCGGGAAAGGCTTTCTGGAACTGGCCCGATTCTATGACTCCGCCCCAGCCGCTGATGTAGACATGGACCTCGCCCTCTTTCTTGGCCGCTTCAACGGTCTTCTCCCAGTCTTGCTGCCAGGAAGGCTTCGTCTGTGCGAGAACCGGGAAGGTCAAGGCGAAAATAAAAAGTAAAAAAACGAGAAGAAAATAGGCAAGAGGCACTGCTGCTCCGGAAGCGAGTCCTTCGGGCGCAAGACTCCGGGTCGCGGCCGATAGGCCTGTGCCATGAGTCGAACTTTTCTTATCGGACGTCCGCGACCCTCCGCCTCGCGCCCTCGGCCTCGCAAGAGAAAGCCGCTGCCCGGTCGGAGAGCCCGCGCGTCCGAGTCGAATGTTGGGATTAACCACCGCCCTATCGCGCGGGCTCGGAGAGCGGGTGGCGGCTTTCACCGTCAACGGTAATCCTAATTCCGCATGGGATTTCTGATCCATTTTGCTTTAACTTATTTCTTCTTAACCTCTTTTCAACATGTCCTCGCGGACTTTTTCCTGGAGCTTGGCCATCTCCTCTCCGACTTTCAGATACTCTCCCTCAGCGATCAAGTCCGCGTAGCGCTGGAGCTTCTCGTCCCAATGGCCCAGGGTATAGCCGTACCACGGCTGCTTGAGGTTCGGCGCGGGCAGATCGCCGTGCTCGCTCCAGATCGCCAGCGCCCGCTCCATATATTCTCTCTTGGGCAACGCGACCGGCGGATAGGGCCACTTGCGCGTCGCGTCGATCAGGACGCGCGAATAGCCGTGCGCCCGCGCCGATTCCATTTTTCCCTTCCCGGAACCCGTCGGAGCCGCCGAAGGGTCCAGGCCCCCGCTGCGTCCCGGAATGATCGATATATCCTCCTCCGGCCGCATGCTGAAGCTCAGAGCCCAGATGAGCAGCTCCGGATCGCGCACGTCGATATCGGAGTCGACCGCGACGAAGAATTTTCCGCCGGTATGCACTCCCGCGGCGGCTTGCAGGATTTGCCAGACGTTCTCCGGCGTGCCCTTATGAACGCGCAGGATACAGAAGTTGTTGCCGCCGCCCGTTTGGGGACAATAGACCTCGTCGACCGGAAAGCGGCAGCCGTAGCGCAGATGCTCGTACATCATCGCGCTCTGGCAGAAGCCCCAGACCGCGTTGGTATCGCTCGGCGGGAAGCCCACGAGGACCGGCGTGAACATCGCATCTTTTCGGTGCGTCACGGCGGTCACCTGCATCACCGGCCGCACGTTGTAGTCCACGTTGATGTAGCCGGGATATTCGCCGAACGGGAGCCGCGGCTCGACCGTTTCGGTCGAAATGATTCCTTCGATGACGCACTCGGCGTGGGCCGGCACCTCCAGTGGTATGGTTTTGCAGCGGACCAAATCCACCGGCGCTCCCGCGATCCCGCCGGCCACCGCCAGCTCATCCACGCCGTACGGGATGTCAGCCGATCCGGCCAGCATGATCTCCGGCGCGCCGCCGATCACGATCGCGACCGGCAACCCTTCGCCGCGCCGTCGCGCGGTCCGCCAGTGATAAAAGACGGCGTCGTGCGTGGTGCTGATCGCGGCCACCATGCGATCCCGCGCGCGCGCGAATCCGTTGTACGTTCCCACGTTGCGGACTCCGGTCTCGGGATCTTTGGTGATCATCGGCAGTCCGGTGCGCAGCACGCCGCTGAAGCCCGGCTCCTCGACGGGTATGGGAAGCTCGTCGAGGCCGAGGCTCTTCATTTCGTCGCCCGTGTGAACCTCGTCATGAACCGGACCGTCGTTGACGAGCAGGGGCGGCAGCGGATGGGCCATGCCTTGATGCCATTTTTCCAGAGTCTCGGAGGGTTTTTCGCAGCCTATTCCAAGGGCGAGGATTTCCTCCGAAGCGCCGTAGATGCCCGCCACAACCGACATCTCGTACTTTTTTCCTTTGGCGCCGACGACGTTTTCGAATAGCAGAACCTTTCGCTCGGAATCCTCCAGGCCCCTCTGCTGCACGCGGTAGACCGGCAACAGCTCCGTATCTTTGTTGATGGGCTCCCTGAAGCGATACACTTTGCCTCTCTGCTCCAGTTGCTTCAGCACGCTGCGCAAGTCTCGTTTGTCTGTTCCCTCTGCCATGGCTCGATCCTCTGGACTAGGAATTACTTTCCGTTTTCGCAGGGAAAATTTCAAGGCAAGTTCATGAACATTCTGTCGAGCACGAGTTATGAGGAGAACGCCGGCATCCGGCAGGGGACCCCGGCTTCTTTGAGCGCGCTCGCGAAATCGCGCCGGATGGCGGGATCCTCGTCCTCGTACTCGATCATGTTGCCGCCCTTCTTAAGGCTCATGACCGCGGCGCGCTCGTTGCCGACGCCGCGGAGCCCCATGCGGTATTTGGCGCCGCCGGTGCGAAAAGCGATATGCCGCGCAGGCTCCGATCCCGTGTTGAAGTGCTGATGAAACCAGCCGTCCGGCGGGCTGTAGAC
This genomic stretch from Candidatus Binatia bacterium harbors:
- a CDS encoding extracellular solute-binding protein, yielding MPLAYFLLVFLLFIFALTFPVLAQTKPSWQQDWEKTVEAAKKEGEVHVYISGWGGVIESGQFQKAFPEIKVVAVTGKGAQIAQRVMSERRAGRFLADVVSDGINPVLTMFHATKVLDPLKPLLVLPEVVDESKWWRGKHRYADSEAQYVFRYAAIPQTGSAYYHVPSVNPAEFKSVWDFLSPKWKGKIESRDFRDPGPGNGAMRFLYYHPEIGPNFIRRLYSEMQVAIFRDLRQGTDWLASGRYAICFGCGGDVDIAKSQGLPVDEFGPMKEGMGLVSQYGTLGFVNKAPHPNAAKVFINWFLSREGQSALQKALAKSGEGAPDSLRIDIPKDDVMPKDRRLDTANYMDLDSRQEWLDRTPILKLFEEALVGGKK
- a CDS encoding UbiD family decarboxylase → MAEGTDKRDLRSVLKQLEQRGKVYRFREPINKDTELLPVYRVQQRGLEDSERKVLLFENVVGAKGKKYEMSVVAGIYGASEEILALGIGCEKPSETLEKWHQGMAHPLPPLLVNDGPVHDEVHTGDEMKSLGLDELPIPVEEPGFSGVLRTGLPMITKDPETGVRNVGTYNGFARARDRMVAAISTTHDAVFYHWRTARRRGEGLPVAIVIGGAPEIMLAGSADIPYGVDELAVAGGIAGAPVDLVRCKTIPLEVPAHAECVIEGIISTETVEPRLPFGEYPGYINVDYNVRPVMQVTAVTHRKDAMFTPVLVGFPPSDTNAVWGFCQSAMMYEHLRYGCRFPVDEVYCPQTGGGNNFCILRVHKGTPENVWQILQAAAGVHTGGKFFVAVDSDIDVRDPELLIWALSFSMRPEEDISIIPGRSGGLDPSAAPTGSGKGKMESARAHGYSRVLIDATRKWPYPPVALPKREYMERALAIWSEHGDLPAPNLKQPWYGYTLGHWDEKLQRYADLIAEGEYLKVGEEMAKLQEKVREDMLKRG